From one Phaeodactylum tricornutum CCAP 1055/1 chromosome 16, whole genome shotgun sequence genomic stretch:
- a CDS encoding predicted protein has protein sequence MSQNGPIILIMNQYAYLGKGRTIHSSAQLEHYHNHVEDRACTVGGNQRIVTLDDYIIPLHIRQGLPYMDMRYPTNEEFESLSHVVITSDVDWDPSVLDNEIDLSVEWSSNFLDIPGHPYVEPRFDNNGQYLHRHVASCSSLREGALDRLIQCKQHNIARNEHDYEALRPCFGWISADTVRKTLMATTQYAREVHNAPLRKHYKSRFPALNVHRRNESVATDTIWSDTPAVDNGAKFAQLFVGRRSLVTDVYPMKTDKEFVNALEDHIRYRGAMDKLISDRAQVEISKKVTDIRRAYNIDQWQSEPNHQHQNFAERRIATIEANTNNILNHTGAPDFTWLLCVSYVCYVFNHLAHESLNNRTPLEVLTGSTPDISVLLQFHFWEPVYYRLDDATFPSDGTEQRGRFVGIADSVGDALIYKILNDGTNKILYRSSVRWGEWS, from the exons ATGTCCCAAAACGGACCCATCATCCTCATCATGAACCAGTATGCATATCTGGGAAAGGGTAGAACTATTCATTCTAGTGCCCAGCTCGAGCACTACCACAACCATGTTGAGGATCGCGCTTGTACCGTGGGCGGAAACCAACGTATCGTCACATTAGACGATTACATTATCCCGCTGCATATCAGGCAAGGCCTTCCTTATATGGATATGCGCTATCCCACCAATGAAGAGTTCGAGTCACTATCCCATGTTGTCATCACCTCCGATGTAGATTGGGATCCATCCGTCTTAGACAACGAAATTGACCTCTCTGTGGAATGGTCCAGCAACTTTCTTGATATACCTGGTCACCCCTATGTTGAACCACGCTTCGATAACAACGGCCAATATCTTCACCGCCACGTCGCCTCGTGTTCATCCCTTCGTGAAGGTGCACTCGACCGTTTAATACAGTGTAAACAGCATAATATTGCACGCAACGAGCATGACTATGAAGCGCTTCGTCCATGTTTCGGATGGATTTCGGCTGACACCGTCCGAAAAACTCTCATGGCCACAACCCAGTACGCACGAGAAGTACACAACGCCCCGTTGCGGAAGCATTACAAGTCCCGTTTCCCAGCCTTAAATGTACACCGGCGAAATGAATCCGTTGCCACTGACACCATATGGTCTGATACCCCTGCCGTTGACAATGGTGCTAAATTCGCTCAACTCTTTGTTGGACGTCGTTCCCTCGTTACGGACGTCTATCCTATGAAAACGGATAAAGAGTTTGTCAATGCACTTGAAGACCACATTCGTTATCGTGGTGCCATGGACAAACTGATCAGTGACCGTGCACAGGTTGAAATCAGTAAGAAGGTCACCGATATTAGACGCGCCTATAATATCGATCAGTGGCAGAGTGAGCCTAAccatcagcaccaaaattTCGCTGAACGCCGTATTGCAACCATCGAAGCCAATACTAATAATATTCTCAACCACACTGGTGCCCCTGATTTCACGTGGCTACTTTGCGTCTCCTACGTTTGCTATGTGTTCAACCATTTGGCACACGAATCTTTGAACAACCGCACACCCCTAGAAGTTCTTACTGGTTCTacccctgatatcagtgttctTTTACAGTTCCACTTTTGGGAACCGGTTTATTATCGCCTTGACGATGCGACATTCCCTTCAGATGGTACTGAACAACGAGGACGTTTTGTGGGCATCGCGGATTCCGTCGGGGACGCACTTATTTATAAGATCCTCAACGACGGCACCAACAAAATTCTATACCGATCTAGCGTTC gatggggagagtggTCCTAA
- a CDS encoding predicted protein, translating to MVPATRQMTSEAVYAHLLDNVLLLPQGHPIRLTFEQQGYKSADDLLCIFENELDTLEYTPLSLPDGPENPPRVALIVAHRQIIRHFLRWQVSLKQQKGTLLRNSELVALNNEDFVLYRRSALGQVSTATTLANVPSTVQNPTAKPRSAADDFKRGIKRDKTHYPTLKDDKYWDNFYRSFVVTAVSHNVEKVLDPSYVPTDPSERSLFEEQNKFVYSALEHTLQTDMGKNIVREHSFDFNAQEVFRKVVKHYTESASAKISSSTTLGYLTTAKYGSSWTGTAEGFILHWKNHLRIYNDTEPTAEQLPQQLCLSLLENAVHDVPKLCQVKITATLDLAKGGSPISYEGYLSLLLASASLYDNGNNISSSRNGRTKRSVYSTDLTYHPTDLDDPINVDYDIDLSPTTLYEANAHNRNGTTPGGRNRRPTDARERPYIPREMWNRLSDDAKAILQGLDAPDNAPTPDPNILRPALQAHKHAAVVTDDNDTNQSRQETFHDCPPETELLAHLTDRIGRMTDANIRKVLAASRDPTSHGTPHSASPKSLRSNILHYHVSQHTVDGNTGALVD from the coding sequence ATGGTTCCTGCCACTCGGCAAATGACAAGCGAAGCGGTCTATGCTCACCTTTTGGACAACGTACTCCTTCTTCCACAAGGGCATCCCATTCGTCTCACTTTTGAACAACAAGGATACAAATCGGCCGATGACCTCCTATGTATTTTCGAGAATGAGCTTGATACTCTCGAATATACACCACTTTCTCTCCCCGACGGCCCGGAAAACCCTCCACGCGTTGCATTGATTGTGGCACATCGACAAATCATTCGCCATTTCCTGCGTTGGCAAGTGTCCTTAAAACAACAAAAGGGCACCTTGCTAAGGAACTCCGAGCTTGTCGCACTCAACAACGAAGATTTTGTACTGTACCGTCGTTCAGCCCTTGGGCAAGTCTCAACAGCTACTACACTTGCCAATGTTCCCTCGACTGTTCAGAACCCCACTGCAAAACCGCGTTCCGCTGCAGATGACTTCAAACGTGGGATAAAGCGAGACAAGACCCATTATCCAACACTAAAAGACGATAAGTACTGGGACAATTTTTACCGTTCTTTCGTTGTGACCGCTGTCTCCCATAATGTTGAGAAGGTACTTGACCCGTCATATGTTCCCACTGACCCTTCCGAAAGATCCCTCTTCGAGGAACAGAACAAGTTTGTCTACTCGGCCCTTGAGCATACCCTACAAACCGATATGGGTAAAAACATTGTTCGAGAGCACAGCTTTGATTTCAATGCACAGGAAGTTTTCCGCAAGGTAGTCAAACATTACACGGAATCTGCCAGTGCAAAGATCAGTTCGTCCACCACATTAGGGTACCTTACTACGGCAAAATATGGCTCATCATGGACAGGTACTGCGGAAGGTTTTATACTCCATTGGAAAAATCACTTGCGTATCTACAATGATACGGAACCAACTGCCGAACAACTCCCTCAGCAACTGTGCCTCAGTCTTCTGGAGAATGCAGTCCATGACGTACCCAAACTTTGCCAAGTCAAGATCACGGCAACCTTAGATCTAGCAAAAGGGGGTAGTCCCATTAGCTATGAAGGTTACCTCAGTCTCCTGTTGGCGTCGGCATCCTTGTACGACAACGGAAATAACATCTCAAGTTCCCGTAACGGTAGAACCAAACGTAGTGTCTATTCAACTGACCTAACCTATCATCCTACAGACTTAGATGATCCCATCAACGTTGATTATGATATAGATTTGTCCCCCACTACATTGTATGAAGCAAATGCACACAACCGTAACGGCACCACACCAGGGGGCCGTAACAGACGCCCAACTGATGCTCGCGAACGTCCATATATCCCTCGAGAGATGTGGAACAGGCTTTCGGACGATGCCAAGGCCATTCTCCAAGGTCTGGACGCGCCAGATAACGCTCCTACACCAGACCCAAACATACTGCGTCCAGCATTACAAGCCCACAAACATGCAGCCGTAGTCACCGATGACAACGATACAAACCAGTCCAGGCAGGAAACATTTCATGATTGTCCGCCTGAAACCGAGCTACTAGCACATCTCACGGACCGTATTGGACGCATGACCGATGCCAACATCCGCAAAGTGCTCGCTGCATCACGCGACCCAACGTCACATGGCACACCTCATTCCGCGTCTCCGAAGTCTTTGCGCTCGAACATTCTCCATTACCACGTGTCTCAACATACCGTTGATGGAAATACCGGCGCCTTGGTGGATTGA
- a CDS encoding predicted protein (unknown function; contains short motif of Flagellar basal body rod proteins; unknownn protein) — translation MSGTPDHPHDPADVAIQQGETNKLSLSNPTSPMSMDDEQPFPHTPIEDSDQSRSSAAIFVSRVSQPLVTLPPSSRHLARTAGSSKRHEGGENPVWLAQPPSVSSISHRNICDFGNKGFDSDRGWYLRESCLLSMEVGSQRQVVSTPCRRDCNGQIMPVAVQSPLISRDESFFRDRKKVLQDAMSERSKYDIQLNNEVGALGGAWRGIVRRFMLWAFDNVNALQLSRALQLQLPFQTGYESYLTSQVIEALDRGDPSEVADVLSAAFLNRNVSRVMVQNLGPRYDLLWHWSTAITWNRAFDAWGQFPLVGITGFPATENFPSTRNHALASIFRVLLGQGNWITRVVTQGREGILTDNPNNKAQNLAPESNGFELANRNQYGTYFGRVKTNEFRYAHRLPTDESIVRTFVASPMATMSNNGVVHVLRMLDKHWHNMLSQEWGNFAHQRMEQLDPFETLRFHMPLVLVTLSNLRGRNAWDAEVLGPAVRKLQALKPGLDTAAAWKLAKELVDDVAVTVSGGVASVFVPLRSWLKAIRESLDRLERKAGEVLKIVSSVEMGIRLGHDLVTQVSWKVPSDSVLKAAILNHIRGKDKQAVIANDQDAADAPDANAVDSWRIRSALQKTTPRDMRTLIELVKGNLEHMKAAQLLIGRVKTLLQRELRRGYLNQAIRDLSKGPYINGPLMRDEWYWLEEEHGQGLHIYIGKIPDSGLHQFIHVDSGNDKTISLSNGKVLARAYIPVPESISRAQKAFMTIELEYGKTFKYSAFMEFSMLRIALQRLVVVSQMNCEELDNARLNVLREIQRSKQTVLGPEDLTPGNTYYTFDESKRQYIPFLCEPTNSVSTQSKRAKYVRAPPQSVLVVGGGPTGLLTTIHCAEACLATGGAMKLQEARDAFAQGGSTFERAQVVRLDARWISMLRYHLGTIFEDVYIPASGETDAQLGNTLPTQGFVEITIKDLESSLHTEASRLWSRGIIFVHTDSKARYDATSNSMIKQGKNLKDGDVVLRPVDSHGKDSSHFHSWKVSEVRYTKVLGIEDLKVGEEYGVWIHQEQKVLPYTLVAVDLDTELYTFRSHSKDKSKLCVNAKNLPSIYPPGTTTKAHAGVREVVFEGLGNRQEGELPKQTVPFDPIENVNFTLDLGNTHVVEAIGKQYPSDVHIGVTTKEPYGVCCMQGLKVSMGMHNFGEKRWGTGILDDIRSQNDQNTRIIGDFTKMVRVVPIVEHMYQTISKDKDWRMHFSNVIKESGFPEVADLQPVLPELVEGCRLLSQASLNFRRKTLQTRFFETGDNYYLGMEFPREYDAWKNALSFSLVKKLSATGINSRAVERLRSFLMHHIDRLWYNGCLETIRTGDVYNPGARERVPRLYLINSYMEMSLSALPIGESFRLVSDPQSKYEVLAISSSTILVRNVEGYLSKFKKSTKVLREGNLTRGPDGNQESKVALATFDVGHYVNHRTMRLLNKDQGYVFAFIGDEQATPHFMRYSGLTGACINAMSFNNFITDAGRGVSFEERLQQYSEETDWSNGEVVQRGTGANYGDDGFLRPGFSYRDGVAFLYSKIVEFGEMGKDVNNLLTRDWMVKLTASLVPRGMELNRVFLEGLQRHWKAAVFDKLMASVKSDIPVDEKGANVVDALRSSSSTLVEKNAASPVYWDELTTSLQVDTATRDVLSTRHFPVAKRLCEIINELIDFASKAYVYNERISSELSNQPKSVDSLIDDFSVEAQNFANSLTQSAAFAAGVLAFRLVGSNVANTFSAVFAGLNILIAFGTMTNVSRYKIRNEEWRVFFADQKFSGVKCAVFALLSKDDQDSTPLEQNPFIDILEKRVKLFREAAGYYGYSDPTEFDEAYQQLKSRANDASELQKFRDLLVTDLLVDTYHVNSYVQEKLVDVFRVLDEMIFLLDSRKSKSASKAKQLFDQLLAYDSVLEDSLQRGPVRFGFIKQRKFLHWNLIAAVRYLGKVLCCIPRSCQSDRALFQSGTLGIVRSLQSLSKEQDSKVLRRESRDFETLLWATRESEIASLIFLSGFFVFFASVLFSVARIFNIDSLENAAFWANAVSSFGAVLAAFHLVRKFSILFGLWVTLWLKTSSTEGMDHINIRRIRDVTSIQALLTLTRLAAASGAAVALPWSVIENAFPSVITLDEDYPFWLASGAVCAAILATVFFFVVEYVVRYNLSPQLGPFVSELFRDEIETMFNDLAQRQNDIDTKVVQDRENWEYVAREFLHKYRFDTVFAADRFGTIFQYIQAGMEGSSDSKIEND, via the exons ATGTCTGGAACTCCCGATCATCCGCACGATCCCGCGGACGTCGCTATTCAACAGGGAGAAACGAACAAGCTCTCGTTGTCCAATCCTACATCTCCCATGTCAATGGACGATGAGCAGCCTTTTCCCCATACACCTATAGAGGACAGCGACCAAAGTCGAAGCTCGGCTGCAATTTTTGTATCCCGTGTTTCTCAGCCTCTGGTAACCTTGCCTCCTTCTTCAAGACATTTGGCGCGTACTGCGGGGTCTTCGAAGCGTCATGAAGGAGGCGAAAATCCAGTGTGGTTGGCTCAGCCTCCCTCAGTGTCATCCATCAGTCACCGAAATATCTGTGATTTTGGAAACAAAGGATTCGACAGCGACCGGGGTTGGTATTTGCGAGAGTCTTGCTTGCTCTCGATGGAAGTTGGCAGTCAACGTCAAGTCGTTAGCACGCCGTGCCGACGGGACTGCAATGGGCAAATTATGCCCGTGGCCGTCCAGTCACCTCTCATTAGCCGCGACGAGTCTTTTTTTCGCGATCGCAAGAAGGTTCTCCAAGACGCGATGTCCGAGCGTTCCAAGTACGACATTCAACTCAACAACGAAGTCGGGGCGTTGGGAGGCGCCTGGCGTGGCATCGTCAGGAGGTTCATGTTGTGGGCCTTTGACAACGTCAACGCCTTGCAGCTGAGTCGGGCCTTGCAGCTTCAGTTGCCCTTTCAGACGGGCTACGAGTCCTACTTGACCTCGCAAGTCATCGAAGCCCTTGACAGGGGCGATCCCAGCGAAGTTGCTGATGTCTTGAGTGCCGCGTTTCTCAACCGGAATGTCTCTCGCGTCATGGTCCAGAACCTAGGACCTCGGTACGATCTTTTGTGGCATTGGAGTACCGCCATCACCTGGAATCGGGCCTTTGACGCTTGGGGGCAGTTCCCGCTCGTAGGCATTACGGGTTTCCCTGCCACGGAGAACTTTCCTTCTACGCGCAACCACGCCTTAGCATCCATCTTTCGGGTGCTATTGGGACAGGGTAACTGGATCACTCGCGTGGTCACGCAAGGACGAGAAGGAATATTGACGGACAACCCAAACAACAAGGCGCAGAATCTCGCACCCGAGTCCAACGGCTTTGAACTTGCAAACCGCAACCAGTACGGAACTTACTTCGGACGCGTCAAGACGAACGAGTTTCGATACGCACATCGGCTTCCTACTGACGAGTCAATCGTACGGACCTTTGTCGCTAGCCCGATGGCCACGATGTCCAACAATGGGGTTGTACACGTTCTTCGCATGCTTGACAAGCACTGGCACAATATGCTCTCACAAGAATGGGGCAATTTCGCTCACCAGCGAATGGAACAGTTGGACCCCTTTGAAACTCTCCGTTTCCATATGCCCCTAGTCCTCGTTACGCTCTCAAATTTGCGAGGTCGCAACGCATGGGATGCCGAGGTTTTGGGCCCGGCTGTTCGCAAGTTGCAGGCTCTGAAGCCTGGTCTGgatactgctgctgcttggAAGCTGGCAAAGGAGTTGGTGGATGATGTAGCGGTGACTGTATCGGGTGGTGTTGCCTCCGTCTTTGTACCCCTTCGATCCTGGTTGAAAGCTATAAGAGAATCCTTGGACCGTTTGGAACGTAAAGCTGGAGAAGTCCTGAAGATTGTCTCGTCTGTCGAAATGGGCATTCGCCTCGGGCATGATCTTGTAACCCAAGTCAGTTGGAAGGTGCCGTCGGATAGCGTTTTGAAGGCTGCAATTCTAAATCATATCCGAGGGAAGGACAAACAAGCTGTCATAGCGAACGATCAGGATGCTGCCGACGCACCAGACGCGAACGCTGTGGACAGTTGGCGTATCAGGAGTGCTCTTCAAAAGACAACCCCGCGTGATATGCGCACGTTGATTGAGCTTGTCAAGGGCAATCTCGAGCACATGAAGGCTGCCCAGTTACTCATTGGACGGGTCAAGACGCTGCTCCAACGAGAACTTCGTCGTGGATATTTGAACCAAGCTATCCGTGACTTGTCTAAAGGACCATACATCAACGGTCCTTTGATGCGGGATGAATGGTACTGGCTAGAAGAGGAACACGGCCAAGGTCTTCACATTTACATAGGCAAGATTCCTGACAGCGGCCTGCATCAATTCATCCACGTCGATTCCGGCAACGATAAaacaatttcgttgtcgaaTGGAAAGGTACTAGCGCGAGCGTACATTCCCGTACCGGAATCCATTTCTCGAGCGCAAAAA GCGTTTATGACGATTGAGCTCGAGTATGGCAAGACTTTCAAGTACAGTGCTTTTATGGAGTTTTCCATGCTCCGGATCGCCCTTCAACGACTTG TTGTTGTGTCTCAAATGAATTGCGAAGAACTCGACAATGCGCGCTTGAACGTTCTTCGGGAAATACAGCGTTCCAAGCAAACCGTACTCGGTCCTGAGGACCTTACGCCTGGCAACACGTACTATACATTCGACGAATCCAAACGACAGTACATACCGTTTCTTTGCGAACCAACGAATTCGGTTTCCACGCAGTCGAAGAGAGCCAAGTATGTGCGTGCACCGCCACAATCCGTTCTTGTGGTGGGAGGAGGCCCGACCGGGCTCTTGACCACAATTCATTGTGCTGAAGCATGCTTGGCTACTGGAGGAGCCATGAAACTCCAAGAGGCCCGTGATGCATTTGCGCAAGGAGGGTCTACATTTGAACGAGCCCAAGTCGTTCGACTTGATGCTCGTTGGATTTCCATGCTCCGATACCATCTCGGTACAATTTTTGAGGACGTTTACATTCCAGCGTCTGGGGAAACCGACGCACAGTTGGGCAATACCCT ACCAACGCAGGGCTTTGTTGAGATTACAATCAAAGACTTGGAGAGTTCGTTGCACACAGAAGCGTCGCGTCTTTGGTCTCGAGGTATCATTTTCGTCCATACAGACTCCAAGGCCCGATATGACGCAACTTCGAACTCCATGATAAAGCAGGGCAAAAATCTGAAAGACGGTGATGTCGTTTTGCGTCCGGTGGATTCGCatggaaaggattcttcTCACTTTCACTCCTGGAAAGTTTCGGAAGTGCGGTACACAAAGGTATTAGGGATCGAAGACCTCAAAGTTGGGGAGGAATACGGAGTTTGGATTCATCAAGAACAGAAAGTTCTCCCGTATACACTCGTAGCGGTGGATCTCGATACCGAG TTGTACACATTCCGATCCCATTCGAAGGACAAAAGTAAGTTGTGTGTCAACGCAAAGAATCTACCCTCCATCTACCCTCCCGGAACGACTACGAAAGCCCACGCGGGTGTCCGTGAAGTTGTGTTCGAGGGCCTAGGAAACCGACAAGAGGGGGAACTACCAAAGCAAACAGTTCCATTTGATCCGATTGAAAATGTCAATTTTACGCTGGATCTCGGAAATACCCATGTTGTCGAGGCCATCGG AAAACAATACCCCTCAGACGTTCACATCGGTGTCACCACAAAAGAGCCTTATGGCGTGTGTTGTATGCAGGGGTTGAAAGTGTCTATGGGTATGCACAATTTTGGAGAAAAACGATGGGGGACTGGGATCCTGGACGATATACGTTCGCAAAACGATCAGAACACGAGAATCATCGGTGATTTCACCAAGATGGTCAGGGTTGTGCCTATCGTAGAGCACATGTATCAGACCATTTCCAAGGATAAGGATTGGCGCATGCATTTCAGCAACGTCATCAAGGAAAGTGGGTTTCCGGAAGTGGCCGACTTGCAACCTGTGCTCCCTGAACTGGTTGAGGGATGCAGATTGCTCTCGCAAGCATCGTTGAATTTTCGCAGAAAAACTTTGCAGACTCGTTTTTTCGAAACAGGGGACAATTATTATCTCGGCATGGAATTTCCCAGAGAATACGATGCTTGGAAGAATGCGCTGTCATTTAGCTTGGTGAAGAAATTGTCTGCAACTGGAATAAACTCCAGAGCGGTCGAACGTCTCAGGTCATTTTTGATGCATCATATTGATCGTCTGTGGTACAACGGGTGCTTGGAGACTATCCGAACCGGCGATGTTTACAATCCAGGAGCACGCGAACGCGTTCCTCGCCTTTATCTTATCAATTCGTACATGGAAATGTCCCTGAGCGCCTTGCCAATCGGTGAGAGCTTTCGGCTGGTCTCCGATCCACAGTCGAAGTACGAAGTTCTGGCGATTTCATCGTCTACGATTCTTGTGCGTAACGTTGAAGGGTACTTATCTAAATTCAAGAAATCGACAAAGGTCTTGCGTGAAGGAAATCTGACTCGGGGTCCCGATGGGAACCAAGAGTCCAAAGTG GCGTTGGCTACGTTCGATGTGGGTCACTATGTTAATCATCGCACCATGCGTCTGTTGAACAAGGATCAGGGCTACGTTTTCGCTTTCATCGGAGACGAGCAAGCAACACCTCACTTTATGCGGTACAGTGGGTTGACTGGTGCATGTATCAACGCCATGTCTTTCAACAACTTTATCACGGATGCTGGTCGCGGTGTATCCTTCGAGGAAAGACTGCAGCAGTATTCCGAAGAGACGGACTGGTCAAATGGAGAAGTGGTCCAGCGAGGTACTGGTGCAAATTATGGGGACGATGGGTTTTTACGACCGGGATTCTCGTACCGCGACGGAGTAGCGTTCTTGTATTCAAAAATAGTTGAATTCGGGGAAATGGGAAAAGATGTGAATAATCTGCTCACCCGAGACTGGATGGTGAAGCTTACCGCTTCCCTTGTACCTAGAGGCATGGAACTAAACCGAGTGTTCCTCGAAGGTCTGCAACGGCACTGGAAGGCAGCTGTATTTGACAAACTAATGGCCTCGGTGAAGTCCGATATTCCTGTTGATGAAAAGGGAGCTAATGTTGTGGATGCGCTCCGATCTAGCAGCAGCACTCTAGTGGAGAAGAATGCTGCGTCGCCTGTTTATTGGGACGAGTTGACAACGAGTTTACAAGTGGACACCGCCACTAGAGACGTTCTCTCCACACGACATTTTCCCGTTGCGAAACGGCTTTGTGAGATTATCAATGAGCTGATCGATTTTGCTAGCAAGGCCTATGTTTACAACGAGCGAATTAGTTCAGAGCTGAGCAACCAACCGAAATCAGTGGACTCGCTTATTGACGACTTCTCCGTGGAGGCGCAGAACTTCGCGAACTCCTTGACCCAATCAGCAGCGTTTGCAGCAGGTGTGCTTGCGTTTCGTCTGGTGGGTAGCAACGTCGCCAACACGTTTTCCGCAGTGTTTGCGGGGTTAAATATTCTCATTGCGTTCGGAACCATGACCAACGTATCTCGTTATAAGATTCGAAATGAGGAATGGCGCGTCTTTTTCGCAGACCAGAAGTTTTCTGGCGTGAAGTGCGCTGTGTTCGCTTTGTTAAGCAAGGATGACCAAGATTCTACACCATTGGAGCAAAATCCCTTTATTGATATATTGGAGAAACGAGTCAAGTTGTTCAGAGAGGCCGCTGGCTACTATGGGTACAGCGACCCAACTGAGTTTGATGAGGCGTACCAACAATTGAAGTCTCGTGCCAACGACGCGAGTGAACTCCAAAAGTTTCGAGATTTGTTGGTGACGGACCTGCTTGTGGATACGTACCATGTCAACAGCTATGTGCAAGAAAAGCTTGTTGATGTTTTCCGAGTCCTCGACGAAATGATTTTTTTGCTCGACAGCAGGAAGTCCAAGTCCGCAAGCAAGGCCAAGCAGCTGTTTGACCAGTTGCTCGCGTATGATTCGGTGTTGGAAGACTCTTTGCAGCGAGGGCCGGTTCGCTTTGGTTTCATCAAGCAGCGAAAGTTTTTGCATTGGAATTTGATAGCAGCTGTCCGGTACCTCGGCAAGGTATTGTGTTGTATTCCGAGATCTTGTCAAAGTGATCGTGCTTTGTTTCAAAGTGGAACTCTCGGTATTGTGAGAAGTCTTCAATCACTTTCAAAGGAACAGGATTCGAAAGTTCTACGGCGAGAGAGCAGGGACTTTGAGACTCTCTTGTGGGCAACACGCGAAAGCGAGATTGCGTCCTTAATATTTCTCTCGGgcttctttgttttcttcgccTCCGTTCTTTTCAGTGTTGCTCGAATTTTCAACATTGATTCGCTCGAAAATGCCGCATTCTGGGCTAATGCGGTATCCTCGTTTGGCGCGGTTTTGGCCGCATTCCATCTTGTCCGGAAATTCTCCATTTTGTTCGGTCTATGGGTAACCCTTTGGTTGAAGACAAGTAGTACGGAAGGAATGGATCATATCAATATTCGTCGGATTCGTGACGTGACATCAATTCAGGCTCTTCTGACCTTAACCCGTCTAGCTGCTGCCTCAGGTGCTGCTGTGGCCTTACCTTGGTCAGTGATAGAGAACGCTTTTCCTAGTGTGATTACGCTGGACGAAGACTATCCATTTTGGCTTGCTTCGGGTGCTGTGTGTGCCGCAATTCTGGCGACAGTGTTTTTCTTCGTGGTTGAGTATGTGGTCCGGTACAATCTCAGCCCCCAACTTGGACCTTTTGTCAGTGAACTTTTCCGAGACGAAATTGAAACCATGTTCAACGACTTGGCGCAGCGACAAAATGATATAGACACAAAGGTTGTCCAGGACCGTGAAAACTGGGAGTATGTTGCGAGAGAATTTTTGCACAAATACCGTTTCGATACGGTGTTTGCAGCTGATCGGTTTGGGACTATTTTTCAATACATACAAGCTGGAATGGAAGGGAGCAGTGATTCCAAAATTGAGAATGATTGA
- the TRD2 gene encoding TRD2 (contains a signal peptide, contains a tryptophan rich domain (TRD)), whose amino-acid sequence MIKRLSILATAFAILTGTAMFLGQENGGKDSTSFTVPEAAEDWKLSQDQQGRQLRLIRIRAIPFWRSPPAPTPPAPTPPAPVPSPVAPPPPVPVPVTPQTGAAGADTFRVKLYWETGYYWQFESYERKWCWKCMNGCTAGSSVEIVNCDNPSGDGGNPSYFRFIQGSGAVMIQEITSQLCIQRTGNLAISLEPCNSGLSRQLWTAGQNGQFAWGKKFEITPTDLPTQCITQRHHPQMWETVAIEPTDLARHSDTSYWNMY is encoded by the coding sequence ATGATCAAACGATTGTCAATCCTAGCGACGGCGTTCGCCATCCTCACCGGAACAGCTATGTTTCTGGGACAGGAAAACGGCGGGAAAGACAGTACGAGCTTCACTGTCCCTGAAGCCGCAGAGGACTGGAAACTTTCCCAAGACCAACAGGGTCGACAGTTGAGATTGATTCGCATTCGGGCGATCCCCTTCTGGAGGTCACCTCCCGCCCCCACTCCTCCTGCCCCCACTCCCCCTGCCCCCGTTCCCTCGCCAGTTGCTCCCCCACCGCCTGTGCCTGTACCGGTAACTCCCCAAACTGGGGCTGCGGGAGCCGATACTTTTCGAGTGAAACTCTACTGGGAGACAGGCTACTACTGGCAATTCGAATCCTACGAACGAAAATGGTGCTGGAAATGTATGAACGGATGCACTGCAGGTTCGTCGGTTGAAATCGTTAATTGCGACAATCCTTCGGGCGACGGTGGAAATCCAAGTTATTTCCGATTCATTCAAGGTAGTGGCGCCGTGATGATTCAAGAAATTACGAGCCAGCTCTGTATTCAACGTACCGGTAATTTAGCGATTTCCCTGGAGCCCTGCAATAGTGGATTATCACGACAATTGTGGACAGCTGGACAAAACGGACAATTTGCGTGGGGTAAAAAGTTCGAGATTACTCCTACGGATTTGCCAACCCAGTGCATTACACAACGTCATCACCCCCAAATGTGGGAAACGGTAGCAATTGAACCAACGGATCTAGCCCGTCATTCGGATACATCCTATTGGAATATGTACTAA